From a single Shewanella donghaensis genomic region:
- a CDS encoding ExeA family protein — MYKAFYGLNDNPFSIAPNPHYLFLSDRHREALAHLTYGLGETGGFVLLTGEVGTGKTTVSRCLLKQLPDHTDTAFILNPSLTEQELLATLCDELAISYGENPSIKQLTDLISQYLLNNHQNGRNTVLIIDEAQHLRPEVLEQLRLLTNLETDTKKLLQVILIGQPELQQLLKRQELRQLAQRITARYHLLPLTVEEIVLYVQHRLQVAGRFEPLFSKKACKALHKYSGGIPRLTNLLCERALMAGYGQSKVPIDHHMVKQAAAEVLGEIPVESRSHWPLTIAATLVVAFGVSFYAFFPKQDGVATTYTSSFPAASESQTGLMPKKQSNSSTINSAANANKESGSQSIVRAAMAQSRSIDNAFAGLFALWDKQPIIGLSSCQAATQQGLLCHQQQGNWNSIARLNYPAVVYLEDQQANQFYGVVVAREGEQVLLQLSEQQLWVNKDWFNRHFSGTFEILWQTDGVMPREIGQTSSLSQIQWLENSLASVQNRSARLLSNFDSTLEQDLMAFQRLHGLKSDGIAGSQTLVQLNLYLSQLGPRLNKAGRS; from the coding sequence ATGTATAAAGCATTTTATGGATTAAATGATAATCCATTTTCAATCGCACCAAACCCGCATTATTTGTTCTTAAGCGATCGCCATAGAGAGGCTTTGGCCCATTTAACCTATGGACTGGGTGAAACGGGTGGTTTTGTATTATTAACCGGCGAAGTTGGGACCGGTAAAACAACTGTATCACGTTGTTTGTTAAAGCAGCTTCCTGATCATACCGATACAGCCTTTATCCTTAATCCTTCTTTAACTGAGCAAGAATTACTGGCGACATTGTGTGATGAGTTGGCCATTAGCTACGGTGAAAATCCATCGATTAAACAACTTACCGATTTAATTAGTCAGTATTTATTGAATAATCATCAAAATGGCCGTAATACGGTGTTAATTATTGATGAAGCCCAGCATTTGCGACCTGAAGTGTTAGAACAGTTACGCTTACTCACTAATCTTGAAACAGATACTAAAAAGCTACTGCAAGTGATTTTGATTGGTCAGCCTGAATTACAGCAATTACTAAAACGCCAAGAATTAAGACAGTTAGCACAACGTATCACCGCGAGATATCATCTTTTACCTTTGACAGTGGAAGAAATAGTTTTGTATGTGCAACATCGTCTGCAAGTTGCGGGACGTTTTGAACCGCTATTCTCTAAAAAAGCCTGCAAAGCATTACACAAGTACAGTGGCGGTATTCCAAGGTTAACTAATTTATTGTGTGAAAGAGCATTAATGGCGGGTTATGGTCAGTCTAAGGTGCCTATCGATCACCATATGGTCAAACAAGCTGCGGCAGAAGTATTAGGCGAAATACCCGTTGAGAGTCGTTCACATTGGCCATTAACGATTGCCGCGACCTTAGTCGTTGCTTTTGGTGTGTCTTTTTATGCCTTTTTTCCGAAGCAAGATGGCGTTGCTACAACGTATACATCCAGTTTTCCCGCTGCTAGCGAGTCGCAAACTGGACTCATGCCAAAGAAACAAAGTAATTCGAGCACTATTAATTCAGCTGCTAACGCTAACAAAGAGAGTGGCAGTCAAAGCATTGTCCGAGCCGCGATGGCGCAAAGCCGCAGTATTGATAATGCCTTTGCTGGATTATTTGCGCTGTGGGATAAGCAGCCTATTATTGGTTTATCTTCTTGCCAAGCTGCGACGCAGCAAGGCCTGCTATGCCATCAACAACAAGGTAATTGGAACAGCATTGCGCGCTTGAATTATCCTGCAGTGGTCTATCTAGAGGACCAGCAAGCGAATCAATTCTATGGTGTTGTTGTCGCCCGAGAAGGTGAGCAAGTATTACTGCAATTAAGTGAGCAACAACTTTGGGTTAATAAGGATTGGTTTAATCGTCATTTTAGTGGGACGTTTGAAATTTTATGGCAAACTGATGGTGTTATGCCAAGAGAGATTGGTCAGACTTCAAGTTTGTCTCAAATTCAGTGGTTAGAAAATAGTTTAGCAAGCGTTCAAAACCGATCTGCCCGATTGCTTTCGAATTTTGATTCAACATTAGAACAAGATTTAATGGCTTTCCAACGATTACATGGTCTTAAATCTGATGGCATTGCAGGCAGCCAAACGCTGGTGCAATTAAATCTTTATTTAAGTCAGCTGGGTCCTAGATTAAATAAAGCAGGGCGTAGCTAA
- a CDS encoding general secretion pathway protein GspB translates to MSILLDAVTKGKQQQMGELPDAVLTPRAPYKAANTGGWLSQLWGKILVLIFVVLFGVLLAWGLSTLFQPAALQSAVIKPIAVQTSADLAVQQPVSQGTGSTSRVNRDSTSRVNDSPEFRIANKVALPIAKAQNSINSSINTSTRNASRNEPVNEQQYEYRLNESNRGQVSSLAASQTKQDSEQLTVPQTPNANSNISTRSAGNNTSNKERQLTAEELKALYGDDAIILGANSNYKKASDLNALQMKVTAAAENVNFEQENNQTPQVANQLNQDQSNNLLAAFEAALKDVEYESSANQSVTEPSLDPIPKTKKDDIPKYGELPASVQLQVPEFNIQAHVYSSDATNRWLNVDGAELQEGDMISGKLKIIEIRPRDVVLEIDGSEFKVPAI, encoded by the coding sequence ATGTCTATTTTATTAGATGCGGTAACCAAAGGTAAGCAACAGCAGATGGGTGAACTTCCAGATGCTGTGTTAACCCCGAGAGCTCCTTATAAAGCGGCTAATACTGGAGGTTGGTTGTCTCAGTTATGGGGCAAAATACTGGTATTAATCTTTGTTGTTCTATTTGGAGTGCTACTAGCCTGGGGGTTATCAACATTATTTCAACCTGCTGCACTTCAATCTGCAGTAATTAAACCGATAGCAGTACAAACTAGCGCTGATTTAGCCGTTCAGCAACCCGTAAGTCAGGGGACTGGGTCTACTTCAAGGGTTAATCGCGACAGTACCTCTCGAGTGAATGACAGCCCTGAGTTTAGGATTGCTAATAAAGTCGCACTTCCGATAGCGAAAGCGCAAAATTCAATTAACAGTTCAATTAACACCTCAACTCGCAATGCATCACGAAATGAACCTGTAAATGAACAACAGTATGAGTATCGCTTGAATGAAAGCAATCGCGGCCAGGTTAGCTCGTTAGCTGCATCTCAAACTAAACAAGATTCAGAACAGCTAACGGTTCCCCAAACACCAAATGCCAACTCAAATATTTCGACTAGATCAGCAGGGAACAATACCAGCAACAAGGAAAGACAGCTCACTGCGGAAGAGTTAAAGGCATTATATGGTGATGACGCCATCATACTTGGGGCTAACTCTAACTATAAGAAAGCTTCAGACTTAAATGCTTTGCAGATGAAAGTAACCGCTGCCGCTGAGAATGTTAATTTTGAGCAAGAAAATAATCAAACACCTCAAGTGGCTAATCAGTTAAACCAAGACCAGTCTAATAATTTGCTTGCTGCTTTTGAAGCTGCACTTAAAGATGTTGAGTATGAATCATCGGCTAACCAGTCGGTCACTGAGCCAAGCTTAGATCCAATACCTAAGACCAAGAAAGATGACATACCTAAATATGGTGAGTTACCAGCAAGTGTACAGTTGCAGGTGCCTGAGTTTAATATCCAAGCTCATGTTTACTCATCTGATGCGACAAATCGCTGGCTAAACGTCGATGGCGCCGAGTTACAAGAAGGCGACATGATTAGTGGCAAACTCAAAATCATTGAGATTAGACCAAGGGATGTCGTATTAGAAATTGATGGTTCGGAGTTTAAAGTACCTGCAATCTAA